Proteins from a single region of Oncorhynchus tshawytscha isolate Ot180627B linkage group LG03, Otsh_v2.0, whole genome shotgun sequence:
- the si:dkey-34d22.1 gene encoding discoidin, CUB and LCCL domain-containing protein 1 isoform X4, translated as MFLKPGQIRDAVNYLGSFWIVFSVVFIIVNGQEGNGCGHTVMATESGTLASQNYPWTYPVDSWCKWRLRVPKGRTLHLLFGDFDVERSPGCRNGSLTITPNNGAPSLGPLCGQLEDSEKNVTVNSNEVTIVFYSGPHHSGRGFLFSYTTDQHSGLISCRQRGTHFISQQFSVYCPAGCKDVTGDICGHSEQGYRDTSVLCKAAIHAGVVSDNLGGRITVTRGRSLTLYESSFANGILSKMGSLSEKKLVFTKECNDELTVSGFNASSIWREVNRLGQLVLWSPKNMDAEGQLLPWASDGSDREPWLELELTDKSSVTGIITRGSADFYIESYILLFSKDRHNWKVYKAALGREKKVFEAHSDGHLRVLNSLFPPVVVRYLRLQPQSWQGRASAHVQVLGCPLPKIHPRPRSAGGSPSLKVDVSTTPHLNPVPTEGPVIIKDSSLSSNQPVIVAVGVVLGLILCVSCLLAGVWWNRRKKAAHMKKFSLPKAASQSFQEKSLPCSDSELISYPLERSVHDALPNPPLNASSWINGCSVNF; from the exons GCAATGGCTGCGGGCACACTGTGATGGCCACAGAGAGTGGCACCCTGGCCTCTCAGAACTACCCGTGGACCTACCCTGTTGATTCCTGGTGTAAGTGGAGACTGCGAGTTCCGAAGGGACGTACACTGCACCTCCTCTTTGGAGACTTTGACGTGGAAAGGAGTCCGGGCTGCAGGAATGGCTCCCTCACCATCACACCCAACAACGGAGCTCCCAGCCTGG GCCCCCTGTGTGGACAGCTTGAAGACTCAGAGAAAAATGTGACTGTAAACAGCAATGAGGTGACAATAGTATTCTACTCTGGCCCCCATCACTCAGGCCGAGGGTTCCTGTTCTCctacaccacagaccaacactcAG GTCTCATTTCGTGTCGACAGAGAGGAACACATTTTATCTCTCAGCAGTTTAG TGTGTACTGTCCTGCTGGGTGTAAGGACGTGACGGGGGACATATGTGGTCACTCTGAGCAGGGTTACAGAGAT ACATCAGTCTTGTGCAAAGCTGCGATCCATGCCGGGGTGGTGTCAGACAACCTAGGAGGACGGATCACTGTGACCCGTGGGAGGAGCCTCACGCTTTATGAGTCCAGCTTTGCCAACGGCATTCTGTCCAAGAT GGGATCACTGTCTGAAAAGAAGCTGGTTTTCACCAAAG AGTGTAATGATGAACTGACTGTGTCTGGTTTCAATGCATCTTCCATCTGGAGAGAAGTGAACAGACTGGGGCAGCTTGTATTATGGTCCCCTAAGAACATGGATGCAGAGGGACAGTTACTACCCTGGGCATCGGATGGTAGTGACCGGGAGCCCTGGCTGGAGCTAGAGCTTACAGACAAGAGCAGTGTCACAG GAATAATAACAAGGGGATCGGCTGACTTCTACATCGAATCTTACATTCTCCTTTTTAGCAAAGACCGCCACAACTGGAAAGTCTACAAAGCTGCTCTCGGCAGAGAGAAAAAG GTGTTTGAAGCCCACTCTGATGGTCATCTGAGGGTTCTCAATAGCCTGTTTCCTCCGGTGGTAGTCCGGTACCTCCGGCTGCAGCCCCAGAGCTGGCAAGGTAGGGCCTCGGCACACGTCCAGGTCCTGGGCTGCCCTCTCCCCAAGATCCACCCCAGGCCTCGCTCCGCTGGGG GATCTCCATCCTTAAAAGTTGATGTTAGCACAACACCTCATCTCAATCCAGTCCCCACAGAGGGCCCTGTTATCATAAAGGACTCAAGCCTGA GCTCCAATCAGCCAGTGATAGTTGCGGTGGGCGTGGTTCTCGGACTGATCCTGTGTGTCAGTTGTCTGTTGGCTGGAGTCTGGTGGAATAGAAG GAAAAAAGCTGCACACATGAAAAAGTTTTCCTTACCCAAAG CAGCCTCTCAGAGTTTCCAGGAGAAGAGCCTCCCCTGCTCTGACTCTGAGCTTATCTCATACCCTCTAGAGCGGAGTGTCCATGATGCTTTACCCAACCCTCCTCTCAATG CCTCTAGTTGGATCAATGGATGTTCCGTCAACTTCTAG